Proteins from one Doryrhamphus excisus isolate RoL2022-K1 chromosome 19, RoL_Dexc_1.0, whole genome shotgun sequence genomic window:
- the LOC131106797 gene encoding apolipoprotein B-100-like, producing the protein MGGARLCLLLLLGTYTLAQQDVGNVDDQSPTCFLAKRYKNFRRFVYDYEAETFNGVSGATNNKRGPKVSCKVELEVPQTCSFILRATECSLSEIFAVDEEGNALYRPAAGAQAFKAAMAKNPLKITVEGQTDVKLFPEEDEPINILNIKRGIVSSLLVPAMEEDRNNKMATVYGVCATDFTVNTRGDIATDVTISRDLSECDGFSAHRHTTSPLAIFSGMHYPLSKMISSKQTCNYKFDNQKKHMTSGSCTEKHIFLPFSHKNEYGISTLVKQTVTLRETAKINDRIFDHNEANLRFLPMDHIDNKSPVQSKDAAIATMQQLNTLSQTSQGEQRASIFHKLVSELRGLKADVLGSAVLEMMDMSNSLTMQALVQCGTPECISAVLKVLRTVDKTALAVDATVYALALLPNPSRLMVNDMLAMAQYKQSKPIMYALSNTAKKLYQAEGKVTPEITAVSEFLASLLGPDCAGDKDLTFLTLRVVGNMGDVLEDANPAIKNTLLKCMRQPTTTLSVQLAAIQAFRRMSLTDEVRANLQRVSQYPKGAVQKRLAAYLILMRNPQNSDIEMVKKILNQEQNVQIKSFVTSHVYNIISSTDSDTQKLARKIMDALQDTDVVTHNYYTTKSRNYKLGLEHEVMQANIQGNVIFDPSSQLPREILLESTLKAFGYNMDMWEVGIEGKGFEPTIEALFGKNGFFPDTLSKALYWAEDKMPIKIKEVLEKWVVPLKTQGQKVPEDLVREIVRNFNKLMKDLQNQETPEAMAYLKIMGAELGFIRASELRSIADNAKMYADIFLKVLPTQVVSKLMSGMDNEIFIHYMFMDNKFVLPTASGLPLTFSLSGIFAPGAKGGLSISPNMNELLFMPSVGLEFVTQMGVHVPGFVDSAVEMHTSLYHESTLNAKLTMEPNQVKLSIPAAKGTTKFFRISNTVLIVGSDITAEIPHNMGDVNCDSMLGFNYCTKKLQVNLHDKKNVPYFPLNGETMFAIDIKPVKDVSAYTATVTYNLLSEGNDGRQKVDSLKMTLKAEGAKPTEAWALMKYNRNRNVFTGQLHIPDIDVESGVKLGFTDSSNKGKAIILELTNKKVPQLTLTGRAQLHAMTDGMLQVQLLVPSLRTDATISATMSKAEDVTFEIKSDVKLPETSSIQSVTFKYGEDQAEVKLLSNMNAETKALVPYSEALRIWVRQFAKDAMDHQVVNTDMKLSHIVNKAVEASKIWMNKISADVPYVETMTNSITELEMPSMPKNLFMNMESKFRYQFNKDHLTISIPLPLGGRSSEELRIPPMVTSPGISVPQLGMELSPREINIPTFTIPSEREITLPLMGMVEVSAKVNNNYYNWETTMSAGNNSVKSPNYLAKFKVKADSPIKLLSFTTEGATEVTDTDENTIKFTLNGNLEHQFVSTRINVEETMAVTDSVKSSGIYNIYAATPLGLRTSLDITNHFTLDSDKLFGDTNADGSVSVGSLTSSTTYLNTFSVDATKKEARLESTLRANSDIVKVSNKIKAVYANEELLIDSNTNINSDPIKHSTKMSLNHKDAKLTIKSNSMTKANQRTLQNHVEFTASGGQANLHIENKADDTVNRVYSLLTGSMNPSGLELNTDASVTIFSSLSSHKATLTLNTNGLTTSCITTAQHRALTFENIFHGGLDAAGATMSLTTKGGIQDNKVEFNVEGKVAGSEVYLNGLFTGDVLGVNTRNTMNFRVSEDGLIVSNSIVGSFDEMRTDNTNSLSLTLRSLTLHTKSNNILNKKNSYMHDITVTMERFIATVMVKNDLKIMEINFNNDARFTAQPYNVELMGTLKGVLSGDELKHTYEVKFKDMALSTKCNTNGKLLGSQITHNTDMEVAGLTMKFNNLADYKSQSLRLDSKINAIAKPFSLNIDALFNSNGAVSFYGQQSGELYSKFLLKAEPLLFTHSFEYRASSTHEIEGRPTIKTNVDNKLSSTLSLQEQRLNLKVTSKVNDNTFEQEVGAYNNAERIAVEMKGTVATNFFSEDSQDYSVSGFVKYDKNTDSHFIQIPFTEHLPAVIENVKATMMTLMDNSIELLTNINTKYEISTKFQNKVSELKVVIDNFDIKVFVQDVTKLINSIENVLTNLTAKLPVEEVINVLKSIKEAIMAWIKKHNIPNRFNVIYSKVEEILSKYEAEKVIGAVMDEVVKIMKQYQVREKIQSVFALLKSVDIEPLIQKVLVPVKELVNELYSFDFTQLIDDIKNYVIGMVQKIQSFDYDTLTVALKDKVADMSKIPCFGKLYGEFKVNSPHYKLRTTADLENTTATSVTPEFKLNLYSQAKSTLKVLQFKVDASAHVALPKMRRLAVSEYIKIDQSSFKVDHKGTMAVYRLAGQGSADTTVNIATELYSADLVNNMFFAMEDGLSATVNTNYNHDLNMPPLNIFTHVTATQKTNLTLEADSARVKMNNLANAKYTIQEFSDEVTHNSNMDLIMDLHTAKVTLTGATGSKFAKTSQNVIADICIFRHAIIDAKFDTEGPDMNSVALLKFQAKAEDMQIDLTASHDAKLNGGTLSSSALALITPTKLMFDTKNRGYSKLHFPFQLPGKMEFQNDMLLTLTSEVQQASWTGMAQFQQNKYSHSFTMDNGETEINIVSQINGEANIDLLRLPITVPEIRVPYFEMRTPKVEFTLWDDAGLRYFFITTQQTFDMSSKMKYMKNPEMFTININVDPFITAINSNIKTLHKKMLIGKDKAAALLASSYSKAQANYNKYSIELPKTVTIPAYKVPVINVELSTFTLPLPDTTLLTMPALHVPSAISKLTMPKITLPKVKSIRVPKMGDLTYEFSLKTPMITLKSNTSILNHDSFIVKLDAASSSECKFLTGKIQGNTNVDVVGGLKMASVLSLKHTVVEGSHDSILTLNYENPDVSIRNSAKINLPDQTLEIYQEMTGNPEKGLVSSLSIPPAGHVAVQMQIKRPAQMRARLYGRYPTEPKTDIDILALKMTVMNPETLNIQTSWNMEMPYEAMLAAKKRVPAVVQTVTTPAVMTYKKINRHARSLGRSLEQAKNQGAEFFKNVVDNIAAVNASNVITSIAHQTSFMLKKYQQRIDLFLDAVFKFLGETKFLIPGHAQRLSGVEIYQNCYEYVTTTFEDTFEQIAKIQFFGFLKAVEVIENIKFTIPGSDYTVSGGDIINSLVTALTNAWEQIVTTVESLPLWKNTEGDLSELMTFAADKMEKLLKIIQSQNVARFSPFVTDTYNDAINSRVFANVVKRVEMVQRIITEYLTTVTSKLQSIVAAISIEQLQADIQPSYDLMLKRVNAFHIHVMRVLQEMSNTVKQFVKVGDRQMEVDIPFPFAAQFA; encoded by the exons ATGGGGGGTGCCAGGCTCTGCCTTTTGCTGCTACTGGGCACATACACACTAGCCC AGCAAGATGTAGGAAACGTGGATGACCAATCTCCAACATGCTTTT TGGCCAAAAGGTATAAGAACTTCCGACGCTTTGTGTACGACTATGAGGCCGAGACCTTCAACGGCGTTAGCGGCGCCACCAACAACAAGAGAGGCCCCAAAGTCTCCTGTAAA GTCGAACTTGAAGTGCCTCAGACTTGTAGCTTCATCCTGCGTGCCACAGAATGTTCCCTAAGTGAGATCTTTGCTGTGGACGAAGAGGGGAACGCACTGTATCGCCCTGCTGCTGGAGCTCAGGCCTTCAAAGCTGCAATGGCCAA GAACCCACTGAAGATCACCGTGGAGGGACAGACTGATGTGAAACTCTTCCCCGAGGAGGACGAGCCCATCAACATCTTAAACATCAAGAGGGGAATCGTCTCCTCCCTCCTGGTTCCCGCCATGGAAGAGGACAGAAACAACAAAATG GCCACGGTGTATGGCGTCTGCGCCACCGACTTCACAGTCAACACCAGAGGAGACATCGCCACCGACGTCACTATCAGCAGGGATCTTTCCGAATGTGACGGCTTCAGCGCTCACAGACATACCACCAGTCCCTTGGCGATCTTCTCCGGCATG CACTACCCCTTGTCCAAAATGATCAGCAGCAAACAGACGTGCAACTACAAGTTTGACAACCAGAAGAAGCACATGACTAGTGGAAGTTGCACAGAGAAGCACATCTTCCTGCCATTCTCCCACAA GAATGAGTATGGAATTTCTACTCTGGTGAAGCAGACTGTGACTCTCAGGGAGACTGCCAAGATTAATGACAGAATCTTTGACCACA aTGAGGCCAACCTCCGCTTCCTGCCAATGGACCACATTGACAACAAGTCCCCTGTGCAATCTAAAGATGCCGCCATTGCCACAATGCAGCAGCTGAACACCCTGTCCCAGACCAGTCAGGGCGAGCAGCGCGCCTCCATCTTCCACAAACTGGTGTCGGAGCTGCGTGGCCTGAAAGCTGATGTGTTGGGATCAGCCGTCCTTGAGATGATGGATATGTCCAACTCCTTGACCATGCAAGCTCTGGTTCAGTGCGGTACTCCGGAGTGCATCAGCGCCGTGCTGAAAGTACTCAGGACCGTCGACAAAACTGCTCTTGCAGTCGATGCCACTGTTTACGCCCTGGCACTGCTGCCCAACCCCTCCCGCCTCATGGTCAACGACATGCTGGCCATGGCTCAGTACAAGCAGAGCAAGCCCATCATGTATGCTTTGAGTAATACAGCCAAGAA ACTGTACCAGGCTGAGGGCAAAGTCACTCCGGAGATCACTGCTGTTTCTGAATTCCTGGCCTCCCTTCTGGGCCCAGACTGTGCTGGAGACAAAGACCTGACCTTCCTGACTTTGAGG GTTGTGGGTAACATGGGAGATGTCTTGGAAGATGCCAACCCCGCTATCAAGAACACGCTGTTGAAGTGCATGAGACAGCCAACAACCACCCTGTCTGTTCAGCTTGCAGCCATCCAGGCGTTCAGACGCATGTCTTTGACAGATGAG GTTCGCGCTAACCTCCAGAGGGTCAGCCAGTATCCAAAGGGTGCTGTGCAGAAACGCCTTGCAGCCTACCTGATTCTGATGAGGAACCCCCAAAACAgcgacattgagatggtgaaaAAGATCCTGAATCAGGAGCAGAACGTGCAAATTAAATCTTTTGTGACATCCCACGTCTACAACATCATCTCCTCCACCGATTCTGACACCCAGAA GCTTGCTAGGAAAATAATGGACGCCTTGCAGGACACTGACGTGGTCACTCACAATTACTACACAACAAAGTCTCGCAACTACAAGCTGGGCTTGGAGCATGAGGTCATGCAAGCTAACATTCAGGGCAATGTTATCTTTGACCCTAGCAGCCAACTGCCCAGAGAAATCCTGCTGGAGTCTACCTTGAAAGCCTTTGGCTACAATATGGATATGTGGGAG GTTGGCATCGAAGGGAAAGGCTTTGAGCCCACTATTGAGGCTTTGTTCGGAAAGAATGGCTTCTTCCCAGACACTCTGTCCAAGGCTCTGTATTGGGCGGAGGACAAGATGCCAATCAAGATAAAGGAAGTTCTGGAGAAGTGGGTTGTTCCATTGAAGACACAAGGACAGAAG GTTCCTGAAGATCTTGTGAGGGAAATTGTTCGCAATTTCAACAAGCTGATGAAAGATCTGCAGAATCAAGAAACCCCAGAAGCCATGGCCTACCTGAAGATCATGGGAGCGGAGCTGGGCTTCATCAGGGCCAGCGAACTGAGGTCTATTGCTGATAATGCAAAGATGTATGCAGACATTTTCCTCAAGGTCCTCCCTACCCAG gTTGTGTCTAAACTGATGTCCGGCATGGACAATGAGATCTTTATCCATTACATGTTCATGGACAACAAGTTTGTCCTCCCAACGGCATCTGGCTTGCCTCTGACCTTCTCTCTGTCTGGCATTTTTGCTCCCGGAGCTAAGGGGGGCCTTAGCATTTCCCCAAACATG AATGAGCTGTTGTTCATGCCCTCTGTTGGACTGGAGTTTGTGACTCAAATGGGAGTCCATGTTCCCGGATTTGTTGACTCGGCTGTTGAAATGCACACCAGCTTGTACCACGAGAGCACCCTAAATGCTAAGCTTACCATGGAACCCAACCAGGTCAAACTCTCCATCCCGGCTGCGAAGGGGACGACAAAGTTCTTTAGAATCag CAATACCGTTCTGATCGTGGGCTCAGACATTACCGCCGAAATCCCACACAACATGGGTGACGTAAACTGTGACTCCATGCTCGGATTTAATTATTGCACTAAAAAACTTCAAGTTAACCTTCATGACAAAAAGAATGTGCCTTACTTCCCCCTGAACGGAGAGACAAT GTTTGCAATTGACATCAAGCCTGTCAAAGACGTGTCAGCCTACACAGCCACCGTTACATACAATCTCCTCAGTGAGGGTAATGATGGTCGCCAGAAGGTTGATTCCCTGAAGATGACTCTGAAAGCTGAAG GAGCTAAACCTACTGAAGCTTGGGCCCTCATGAAATACAACAGGAACAGGAATGTCTTCACCGGCCAACTCCATATACCCGACATTGATGTGGAATCCGGAGTCAAGCTTGGCTTCACTGACAGCAGCAACAAAGGCAAAGCCATCATCCTTGAGCTCACCAATAAGAAAGTGCCTCAGCTCACTCTGACTGGTCGTGCCCA GCTTCATGCTATGACTGACGGAATGCTGCAGGTTCAGCTGTTGGTCCCTTCTCTGAGGACAGATGCTACCATCTCTGCTACCATGAGCAAAGCTGAAGATGTCACCTTTGAAATCAAAAGTGATGTGAAGCTCCCAGAGACCTCATCCATTCAGTCTGTCACGTTCAAATACG GCGAGGACCAAGCTGAGGTTAAGCTGTTGTCAAACATGAATGCCGAGACCAAAGCTCTCGTGCCTTACTCTGAAGCCCTCAGGATCTGGGTCAGGCAGTTTGCTAAGGATGCCATGGATCATCAGGTTGTCAACACTGACATGAAACTGAGTCACATTGTCAACAAGGCCGTTGAG GCCAGCAAGATTTGGATGAACAAGATCTCAGCTGATGTCCCCTATGTGGAGACTATGACGAACAGCATCACAGAGCTGGAAATGCCCTCCATGCCCAAGAACCTGTTCATGAACAT GGAAAGCAAATTCCGATACCAGTTCAACAAGGACCATCTGACTATCAGTATTCCTCTTCCTCTTGGAGGGAGATCCTCTGAGGAATTGAGGATACCTCCCATGGTCACATCCCCTGGCATCTCTGTGCCGCAGCTGGGAATGGAGCTAAGCCCACGGGAGATAAACATACCCACATTTACCATCCCCTCCGAGCGAGAAATCACTCTGCCCCTTATGGGAATGGTGGAAGTATCTGCCAAGGTGAACAACAATTACTACAACTGGGAGACAACTATGTCGGCAGGCAACAACTCTGTGAAATCTCCAAACTACCTGGCCAAGTTTAAAGTTAAGGCTGACAGTCCAATCAAACTTCTCTCCTTTACAACTGAag gaGCCACAGAAGTCACTGATACAGACGAGAACACGATTAAATTTACCCTAAATGGCAACCTGGAGCACCAGTTTGTGAGTACAAGGATTAATGTGGAGGAAACTATGGCAGTCACTGACAGTGTCAAGTCATCCGGAATCTACAACATCTACGCCGCCACCCCGCTTGGCCTGCGAACGTCTTTGGATATCACCAACCACTTCACTCTTGATTCAGACAAGCTATTTGGAGATACCAATGCTGATGGAAGTGTCAGTGTTGGATCTTTAACCTCTAGCACCACCTATCTCAACACCTTTTCAGTTGATGCTACAAAGAAGGAGGCCCGACTGGAAAGCACGCTGAGAGCAAACTCTGATATCGTGAAGGTTTCGAACAAGATCAAGGCTGTGTATGCAAATGAGGAGCTTCTGATTGATTCCAACACTAATATCAACAGTGACCCCATCAAGCACTCGACGAAAATGAGCCTGAATCACAAGGATGCCAAGCTTACCATCAAGTCTAACTCCATGACCAAGGCTAATCAGAGAACACTTCAGAACCATGTGGAATTCACCGCTTCTGGAGGTCAAGCCAACCTCCATATAGAAAATAAGGCTGATGACACAGTAAACCGTGTCTACTCCTTGCTCACTGGCTCCATGAATCCATCTGGCTTGGAGCTCAATACTGATGCTTCCGTTACCATATTTTCGAGCCTTTCCTCTCACAAGGCAACCCTGACCCTGAATACGAATGGCCTGACCACCAGCTGTATTACAACTGCCCAGCATAGAGCACTGACCTTTGAGAATATTTTCCACGGGGGACTTGATGCTGCTGGCGCGACAATGTCTCTTACCACAAAGGGAGGCATTCAAGATAACAAAGTTGAGTTCAATGTGGAAGGAAAGGTTGCTGGCTCGGAAGTCTACCTCAATGGCCTCTTTACCGGTGATGTCCTGGGTGTCAATACGAGAAATACAATGAACTTCAGAGTGAGTGAAGATGGCCTTATCGTATCCAACAGTATAGTTGGATCTTTCGACGAAATGAGGACCGATAATACGAATTCCCTTTCTCTCACACTGAGATCTTTGACTCTCCACACCAAGAGCAACAACATCCTCAACAAGAAAAACTCCTACATGCATGACATCACAGTTACCATGGAGCGTTTCATAGCCACAGTTATGGTGAAAAATGATCTGAAGATCATGGAGATCAACTTTAACAATGATGCCCGGTTCACGGCACAGCCCTACAATGTGGAGTTGATGGGAACACTGAAAGGAGTCTTGTCAGGTGATGAACTCAAGCACACTTACGAAGTCAAGTTCAAGGACATGGCCCTGTCTACAAAGTGCAACACCAACGGTAAACTCCTGGGGTCTCAGATCACACATAACACAGATATGGAGGTCGCCGGTCTAACGATGAAATTCAACAATCTTGCCGATTACAAATCACAGTCTCTTCGTCTGGACAGCAAGATCAACGCAATTGCTAAACCCTTCTCTCTTAACATTGACGCCTTGTTCAACTCCAATGGTGCAGTGTCTTTTTACGGACAGCAGAGTGGAGAACTGTACAGCAAATTCCTCCTGAAAGCTGAACCCCTGCTGTTCACGCATTCATTTGAGTACAGAGCCTCAAGCACTCATGAGATTGAAGGCAGACCCACTATCAAAACCAACGTGGACAACAAACTCAGCAGCACATTGAGTCTCCAAGAGCAGCGTCTCAATCTGAAAGTGACATCCAAGGTCAATGACAACACCTTTGAACAGGAAGTAGGTGCCTACAACAATGCAGAGAGAATTGCTGTTGAGATGAAAGGCACAGTGGCCACAAACTTCTTCAGTGAAGACAGTCAGGACTATAGTGTTTCTGGATTTGTCAAGTATGACAAGAACACTGACAGCCATTTCATCCAGATCCCGTTCACCGAGCACCTCCCTGCCgttattgaaaatgtaaaagcCACAATGATGACGCTGATGGACAACAGTATTGAACTGCTGACAAACATCAACACCAAGTATGAGATCAGCACCAAGTTTCAGAACAAAGTATCTGAACTGAAGGTGGTCATTGACAACTTTGACATAAAAGTCTTCGTCCAAGATGTGACAAAGTTGATCAACTCCATTGAAAATGTCTTGACCAACCTGACAGCCAAGTTGCCAGTAGAAGAAGTCATCAATGTGTTGAAATCAATCAAGGAGGCCATCATGGCTTGGATCAAGAAACACAACATCCCTAATAGGTTCAATGTCATTTATAGCAAAGTGGAGGAAATTCTGTCCAAGTATGAGGCTGAGAAGGTGATTGGAGCAGTGATGGATGAGGTTGTTAAAATCATGAAGCAGTATCAGGTGAGGGAAAAGATTCAATCCGTTTTTGCTCTGCTTAAGTCAGTTGACATCGAGCCTTTGATCCAAAAGGTTTTAGTCCCCGTTAAGGAGCTTGTGAATGAGCTGTATTCCTTTGACTTCACACAGCTGATTGATGACATCAAAAATTATGTCATCGGAAtggtccagaaaatacaatCCTTTGATTATGACACATTAACAGTAGCGTTGAAAGACAAAGTGGCAGACATGAGCAAGATTCCCTGCTTTGGAAAACTCTACGGAGAGTTCAAAGTAAACTCGCCACATTACAAACTGAGGACTACTGCAGATCTGGAGAACACCACAGCGACATCAGTAACGCCAGAGTTCAAATTGAACCTTTATTCTCAGGCCAAATCTACTTTGAAAGTCCTCCAGTTTAAAGTAGATGCCAGTGCACATGTTGCTCTACCCAAGATGAGACGTCTGGCGGTATCAGAGTACATTAAGATCGATCAGTCATCCTTTAAAGTAGACCACAAGGGAACAATGGCTGTCTACCGCCTGGCAGGCCAAGGTTCTGCTGACACAACTGTGAACATAGCGACTGAGTTGTATTCTGCAGATCTTGTCAACAACATGTTCTTTGCCATGGAAGATGGACTCTCTGCCACTGTAAACACAAACTACAACCATGACCTCAACATGCCACCCCTCAACATCTTCACTCACGTAACAGCAACTCAAAAGACAAATCTTACGCTGGAAGCAGACTCTGCTCGTGTGAAGATGAACAATCTGGCTAATGCAAAATACACAATCCAGGAATTTTCAGATGAGGTAACCCACAACAGTAACATGGACCTGATTATGGATCTCCACACAGCCAAAGTGACTTTGACCGGTGCAACAGGGAGCAAATTTGCAAAAACCAGTCAGAATGTGATCGCAGATATCTGCATTTTCCGTCATGCCATTATTGATGCTAAATTTGACACAGAAGGACCTGATATGAACAGTGTTGCGCTGCTGAAGTTCCAAGCTAAGGCCGAAGATATGCAAATAGATCTCACTGCATCCCATGATGCTAAACTAAATGGTGGAACCCTTTCAAGCTCTGCCCTTGCCTTGATCACACCTACCAAGCTCATGTTTGACACCAAGAATAGGGGATACTCCAAGCTCCACTTTCCATTCCAGCTGCCTGGAAAGATGGAATTCCAGAATGACATGCTTCTTACGCTGACCTCTGAAGTACAACAAGCCAGCTGGACAGGAATGGCGCAATTCCAGCAAAACAAATATTCCCATTCCTTTACAATGGATAACGGTGAAACAGAAATCAATATCGTTTCCCAGATCAATGGAGAGGCTAATATTGATCTCTTGAGGCTACCAATCACTGTTCCTGAAATAAGAGTGCCATATTTTGAAATGAGGACACCAAAAGTTGAATTCACACTGTGGGATGATGCTGGCCTGAGATATTTCTTCATCACAACTCAGCAGACTTTTGACATGAGCTCCAAGATGAAGTACATGAAGAACCCTGAGATGTTCACCATTAACATTAATGTGGATCCATTCATCACTGccattaacagcaacatcaagaCGCTACACAAGAAAATGCTCATCGGAAAAGATAAGGCTGCTGCATTGCTGGCTTCATCGTACAGCAAAGCACAGGCAAACTACAACAAATACAGCATTGAATTGCCTAAAACAGTAACAATCCCTGCTTACAAAGTACCCGTCATCAATGTCGAGCTGTCAACATTCACCCTTCCCCTCCCAGACACCACCCTTCTCACAATGCCTGCTCTGCATGTCCCATCAGCAATCAGCAAGTTAACCATGCCCAAAATCACTCTGCCTAAAGTCAAGAGCATAAGGGTTCCAAAGATGGGTGATCTGACCTATGAGTTCTCATTGAAAACACCGATGATCACTCTCAAAAGCAACACCAGCATTCTCAATCACGACAGCTTCATCGTCAAACTCGATGCAGCCTCGTCTTCAGAGTGCAAGTTTCTGACAGGAAAAATTCAGGGCAACACCAATGTTGATGTAGTTGGCGGATTGAAAATGGCCTCTGTCCTGTCTCTAAAACACACAGTGGTTGAAGGAAGCCATGATAGCATTCTCACCTTAAATTATGAAAACCCTGACGTCTCCATCCGCAACTCAGCAAAGATCAATCTGCCAGATCAGACTTTGGAAATCTACCAGGAGATGACTGGAAACCCAGAAAAAGGTCTTGTTTCCTCTCTGTCCATTCCACCTGCCGGACATGTTGCAGTTCAGATGCAGATCAAGCGCCCAGCACAAATGAGAGCAAGACTCTACGGCCGCTATCCT ACTGAACCAAAAACAGACATTGACATTTTGGCCCTGAAGATGACTGTGATGAATCCTGAGACGCTGAACATTCAGACTTCCTGGAACATGGAGATGCCTTATGAGGCGATGCTGGCAGCGAAGAAGAGGGTACCTGCAGTCGTGCAAACAGTCACTACTCCTGCTGTCATGACATACAAGAAAATTAACCGTCACGCCAGAAGCCTTGGGCGTTCCCTCGAACAGGCTAAGAACCAGGGTGCAGAGTTTTTTAAGAATGTAGTTGACAACATTGCAGCAGTTAATGCCTCCAACGTCATAACATCTATCGCACATCAGACTTCATTTATGCTTAAAAAATACCAACAAAGGATTGACCTTTTTCTTGATGCTGTGTTTAAATTCCTGGGAGAGACCAAGTTCCTAATCCCGGGGCATGCACAAAGGCTGTCAGGGGTTGAGATCTATCAGAATTGTTATGAATATGTCACCACAACATTTGAGGATACATTTGAGCAAATCGCAAAAATCCAATTCTTCGGTTTTCTAAAAGCCGTTGAAGTCATTGAAAACATTAAATTCACAATTCCTGGGTCTGACTATACTGTCAGTGGAGGAGACATCATTAATAGCTTAGTGACAGCTCTAACGAATGCCTGGGAACAAATAGTTACCACTGTGGAAAGTTTGCCACTGTGGAAAAATACTGAGGGGGATTTATCTGAATTGATGACCTTTGCTGCGGACAAAATGGAAAAGCTTCTCAAAATTATACAATCCCAAAATGTAGCAAGGTTCTCCCCCTTTGTGACTGACACGTATAATGACGCCATTAACTCCCGGGTCTTTGCTAATGTTGTCAAGAGGGTTGAGATGGTCCAAAGGATAATTACTGAATACCTCACAACTGTCACAAGCAAACTTCAGAGCATTGTAGCTGCCATCTCCATTGAACAGCTTCAAGCAGACATCCAGCCCTCATATGACTTGATGTTGAAACGCGTCAATGCTTTCCATATCCATGTCATGAGAGTCCTTCAGGAGATGAGTAACACAGTTAAACAATTTGTGAAAGTTGGTGACAGACAAATGGAGGTTGATATTCCTTTTCCCTTTGCTGCCCAGTTCGCCTAA
- the LOC131106800 gene encoding rho-related GTP-binding protein RhoB — translation MGKEAQTAADIRKKLVVVGDGACGKTCLLILFSKDEFPEVYVPTVFETYVADIEVDNKQVQLALWDTAGQEDYDRLRPLSYPDTDVILMCFSVDSPDSLENIPEKWVPEVKHFCPNVPIILVANKKDLRNDEHVKNELSRLKLEPVRPEDGRAMAARIGAYDYLECSAKTKEGIWEVFETATRAALQKKKSQKAGCLQCCVLM, via the coding sequence ATGGGCAAGGAGGCGCAGACGGCGGCCGACATCCGCAAGAAACTTGTGGTGGTCGGGGACGGAGCGTGCGGGAAGACATGTCTCCTGATCCTCTTCAGCAAGGACGAGTTTCCGGAAGTGTACGTCCCCACCGTTTTCGAGACGTACGTGGCGGACATCGAGGTGGACAACAAGCAAGTCCAGCTGGCCTTGTGGGACACCGCCGGTCAGGAGGACTACGACCGCCTACGCCCTCTCTCCTACCCGGACACGGATGTCATTCTAATGTGCTTCTCCGTGGACAGCCCGGATTCGTTGGAAAACATCCCGGAAAAGTGGGTCCCCGAGGTGAAGCACTTCTGCCCCAACGTTCCTATCATTCTGGTGGCGAACAAGAAGGATCTGCGTAACGACGAGCACGTCAAGAACGAGCTGTCCCGGTTGAAGCTGGAGCCGGTGCGGCCTGAGGACGGCCGCGCCATGGCGGCGCGTATCGGTGCTTATGACTATTTGGAGTGCTCCGCCAAGACGAAAGAGGGCATTTGGGAGGTGTTCGAAACCGCCACACGGGCAGCCCTACagaaaaaaaagtcccaaaagGCTGGTTGTCTACAATGTTGCGTTTTGATGTGA